DNA sequence from the Leptolyngbya sp. SIO1E4 genome:
TTCAAACGCCCCTGCTTCTGACGCGATCTGGGTAATCCGAGGCTGAGCCGGAAACGTGGCCATGCCCCCCATGCGGCGATCGCGCACGGGTAGCCCCCGGGGGCGCGATTCTTTGCCTTCAATTAAGACCACTAGGGCTTTGTAGGCCACCGAAAGAATATAGGGCGTTTGAAAAAAGACCGACCAGGTTTTCGAGAGATCCTCCAAATTTAAGTTCAAGGGAATGAGCGTAATTTGCTGCACCTGGTCGATCAGGTCAGAGTCTCGGAGAAACCCATAGGTGGAATCGATCGAGGCTGCCAACAGCATCTGCTCAGAAATCACCCGCTGATCATTCAACGTCTGCACAACGCTGCCCAATAGCCTTTGGGGTATGAGCTCATGGTTATTGCCATAAAAACTGAGCATGTAGTACAAATCCATCGCCGATTGACGCTTCACCGGGGTGCCCTTCGATCGCAACGGCGGGGCATCAATGTTATGTAGCGCTGGGTTCGTAATCACTTGATATAGAAAGATGTTGACCCCAGTATCGGGGGTGCCACTGCCAATTTCGCTGGGGCTCACCGTGGTGATGCGGGCGCCATCCAGGTCGCTTTGCACCGCGTCTTGAAGGGTGCGCTGCAGGGTAGCCGTGACCGTTGCAAAGGCCAGATAGTTACTCACAAATGGTTGAATTCCTTGATAAAACGTCTTGCTCAAACGCCGTCAGACTTTGCGATCCCAGCGTCATTAGCGCCCAACTGATGCCGCAATGCTTCCAGGGTAAAGCTTCAACAGGCAATCTCTAACCAGCCATCGTGTGCCAATTGTAAAGCCTCCTGAAAAGCCCGCTTCATTCCGCAACAAAAGTGTGACCCCCTATCGCAAAAGTCAGAAATCAGAAGGCAGAAGTCAGAAATCAAAACCTTGCTGCATCAGGATTTCAGGAGATTTGACCGTCCTAACCAGCACTTCAGGTGCAATATAGCCTTGTTCAGTTGAGTCCAGTCCGTCCGGGTCAAGACAGGGTCTAGGGTTTGGGGTTTAGGGTGTGCTTGATTAGCCTGCATACCGCTATAGCAGCAAATGCAGATCCGGCTGGGGCCATCACCAGTGTCGTTGCCGCCTCAGGAGCCGTTTGGGATCCGCGTTAAACCAATTTTTGATGATGTAATACGGCTCCCGCAGGGATTGAGTGAGACTCAATCCATCATTATTTAGCATAAATACTCATCCATTTAGATTTGCGATTAATCCCAATTCTCCAAAGCAGCGCTATATATCGCTACCCCACCGCCTGCGGCACCTCCTCTTGCCAAGGGGAGGTTGGGAGGGGTCTGAATCTGTCGCTTTAGAAACGAGAACTGGCATTAATCAATATATCTTGATTAATAAGATATTTCTCCTCTAAGGTTGTCATTGCTAACCCTCGACGCCCGGTCTCATCCAGAAACTGGGGATCATGGATCTCCTGCCCCGCGCCGTGACCTGGAAGCCATTGCCCCAACGCGCGATCGCGTCATTATACCTATCCAAATATTAGGATCCAAGCATCATTATGTCGGATCCAAGCTGCCCCAGACCCCAGACCCCAGACCCCAGACCCCAAACCCCAGACCCCAAACCCTGTCTCGGCCCAGAAGTACCGGACTCAACCTCCCCACGGTTGATGGCATATTGACACCGCCCACGCTCTCAAGGAAGATTGGAAGCATAACTGTCGCCCTGCCTAGAGAGTGCGATCGTTCCCTGAAAAGATTGACCTGGCATTTAAAAAACGTGG
Encoded proteins:
- a CDS encoding DUF4255 domain-containing protein, which produces MSNYLAFATVTATLQRTLQDAVQSDLDGARITTVSPSEIGSGTPDTGVNIFLYQVITNPALHNIDAPPLRSKGTPVKRQSAMDLYYMLSFYGNNHELIPQRLLGSVVQTLNDQRVISEQMLLAASIDSTYGFLRDSDLIDQVQQITLIPLNLNLEDLSKTWSVFFQTPYILSVAYKALVVLIEGKESRPRGLPVRDRRMGGMATFPAQPRITQIASEAGAFEPILADSTLVIKGQQLKGDPYTQVRVGGIEITPTEVSNTQITLPLATLPAYARRAGAQGLQVTHPTSLVNGADLHRRQGGVESNVMPFVLRPRVTQVAVTHIAETLEERRNATITLEVNVVVGLAQRVVLAMNEFSLASPTAYMFDGPKRTAETNQITIPIRDVEVGEYLVRLLIDGAESQLSIDTDRESATYDWYIGPRVRIV